One part of the Marichromatium purpuratum 984 genome encodes these proteins:
- the yjgA gene encoding ribosome biogenesis factor YjgA, with the protein MTTDHDPTVTEDELEQDLGPSRSQIKRERQALQALAERMVGMPRAELLRLSLSEATWAAIDETPRIKDLRARKRHWKRIANLLEREDMDAVHALLDEADARERAASARHHQLERWRERLIAEEAALGEFIDACPQVDRQHLRHLVRAARRDAEQGRPDAPRKLFRYLREVMDAAAD; encoded by the coding sequence ATGACCACAGACCACGACCCCACCGTGACCGAGGACGAACTCGAACAGGATCTCGGCCCGAGCAGGAGCCAGATCAAGCGCGAGCGCCAGGCGCTGCAGGCGCTCGCCGAGCGCATGGTGGGGATGCCGCGCGCCGAGCTGTTGCGCCTGTCGCTGAGCGAGGCGACCTGGGCGGCGATCGACGAGACGCCGCGGATCAAGGATCTGCGCGCGCGCAAGCGTCACTGGAAGCGGATCGCCAACCTGCTCGAACGCGAGGACATGGACGCCGTCCACGCCCTGCTCGACGAGGCCGATGCGCGCGAGCGCGCCGCCTCCGCACGCCATCACCAACTCGAACGCTGGCGCGAGCGCCTGATCGCCGAGGAGGCGGCCCTTGGCGAGTTCATCGACGCCTGCCCTCAGGTCGATCGTCAGCACCTGCGTCATCTGGTGCGTGCGGCGCGGCGCGACGCCGAGCAGGGGCGTCCTGACGCGCCGCGCAAGCTGTTTCGCTATCTGCGTGAGGTCATGGACGCCGCCGCCGACTGA
- the recJ gene encoding single-stranded-DNA-specific exonuclease RecJ, producing the protein MTQPQIRRRGGDAPFVDVHSPAELLARLYALRSGEAPPGLGALAAFAALRGLDAALDTLEAALHDGAHLLVVGDYDADGATGTALAVRGLRALGAARVSYLIPSRFDFGYGLSPAVAEAAHALGPDLLITVDNGISSVEGVARARELGLAVLVTDHHLPGERLPEAAAIVNPNQPGCDFPSKDLAGVGVVFYLLMALRARLRERGWFGAGRAEPNLATLLDLVALGTVADVVTLDRNNRILVEQGLRRIRAGHCGPGVRALLRVAGRDPMRASATDLAFAAAPRLNAAGRLEDMSVGVECLLSDDAERANALAQQLDAINRRRREIEGEMKAQAETAVQALDLAEEGLPAALCLYGADWHQGVSGIVAARIRERYHRPVIAFADGGDGLLRGSARSIDGLHVRDAIDRVDRAEPGLIARFGGHAMAAGLSLRAEAFEPFRARFAAVVEEMLEGVASGPELVSDGPLPARLLTLETAETLRLGGPWGKGFPEPRFDGEFEVLQARLVGERHLKLRVAPPEGGSIEAIGFDLAEQLALAHGRVRLAYRLDVNDYRGRRSPQLILESVQPI; encoded by the coding sequence ATGACCCAGCCGCAGATCCGTCGCCGTGGTGGCGACGCCCCCTTCGTCGATGTCCACTCGCCCGCCGAGCTGCTCGCCAGGCTCTATGCGTTGCGCTCGGGCGAGGCCCCACCCGGGCTCGGGGCGCTGGCGGCCTTCGCCGCGCTGCGCGGGCTGGATGCCGCGCTCGACACCCTGGAGGCGGCGCTGCACGACGGCGCGCACCTGCTGGTGGTGGGTGATTATGACGCCGACGGCGCCACCGGCACCGCGCTGGCGGTACGCGGGCTGCGCGCGCTCGGCGCGGCGCGGGTCTCCTATCTGATCCCCAGCCGTTTCGACTTCGGCTACGGGCTGAGTCCGGCGGTGGCCGAGGCCGCGCACGCGCTCGGCCCGGATCTGCTGATCACCGTCGACAACGGCATCTCCAGTGTCGAGGGAGTGGCGCGGGCACGCGAGCTGGGGCTGGCGGTGCTGGTCACCGATCATCACTTGCCGGGCGAGCGATTGCCGGAGGCGGCAGCGATCGTCAATCCCAATCAGCCCGGTTGCGACTTCCCGAGCAAGGATCTCGCCGGCGTCGGGGTGGTCTTCTATCTGCTGATGGCGCTGCGCGCGCGTCTGCGCGAGCGCGGCTGGTTCGGCGCCGGGCGCGCCGAGCCTAATCTGGCGACGCTGCTCGATCTGGTCGCGCTCGGCACCGTCGCCGATGTGGTCACCCTCGATCGCAACAACCGCATCCTCGTCGAGCAGGGGCTCAGGCGCATCCGCGCCGGGCACTGCGGTCCCGGGGTGCGCGCGCTGTTGCGGGTGGCCGGGCGCGATCCGATGCGCGCGAGCGCCACCGATCTGGCCTTCGCCGCCGCGCCCAGGCTCAACGCCGCCGGGCGGCTCGAGGACATGTCGGTCGGGGTCGAGTGCCTGCTCAGCGACGATGCCGAGCGGGCCAATGCGCTGGCCCAGCAGCTCGATGCGATCAATCGCCGCCGGCGCGAGATCGAGGGCGAGATGAAGGCCCAGGCTGAGACGGCGGTGCAGGCGCTCGATCTCGCCGAGGAGGGACTGCCCGCAGCACTCTGTCTGTACGGCGCGGACTGGCACCAGGGGGTCTCGGGGATCGTCGCCGCGCGCATCCGCGAACGCTATCATCGCCCGGTGATCGCCTTTGCCGACGGCGGCGACGGGCTGCTGCGCGGCTCAGCGCGCTCGATCGACGGGTTGCACGTGCGCGACGCCATCGATCGCGTCGACCGGGCCGAGCCGGGGTTGATCGCGCGCTTCGGCGGTCATGCCATGGCCGCCGGGCTGAGCCTGCGCGCCGAGGCCTTCGAGCCCTTCCGCGCGCGTTTCGCGGCGGTGGTCGAGGAGATGCTCGAGGGCGTGGCGAGCGGCCCCGAGCTGGTCTCCGACGGTCCGTTGCCGGCGCGGCTGCTGACCCTGGAGACGGCCGAGACGTTGCGTCTCGGCGGTCCCTGGGGCAAGGGCTTCCCGGAGCCGCGTTTCGACGGCGAGTTCGAGGTGTTGCAGGCGCGTCTGGTCGGCGAGCGTCATCTCAAGCTGCGCGTGGCGCCGCCCGAGGGCGGCTCGATCGAGGCCATCGGCTTCGATCTGGCCGAGCAGCTCGCGCTCGCGCACGGGCGGGTGCGTCTGGCCTACCGGCTCGACGTCAATGATTATCGGGGCCGTCGGAGCCCACAACTCATCCTGGAATCAGTACAACCGATATGA
- a CDS encoding 4Fe-4S binding protein — MGHLAGSKSSLIPLIDRLNQYPIGLVDNAHLREILSILFSPEEARVGAAFPLHEATLEELVERTGTPAEALAPILESMADKGLVMDMDYAGHTYYLLVPGLIGFMEFSFMRRRADTELPLERLAQLMSEYLHEQGRGGQPAEFFGSPTQLTRALVYDEHVPVNSRITSYEDARAILEQADYLAVTLCYCRHKKEHLGEHCRKGAPVEDICMVLGEGARFLVRRGFARECDLPTMLEKLELARSLGLTHVTDNVREQPSFLCNCCRCCCELMAGVQMGFSDGIAKTPFLAEIDPERCDYCGACFPVCNVKCIGLAEGLRGVARAQRYAAIDPTVCLGCAACLDACPQGAITLVARPNPAIPPRDKGRMFARILWEKGRLWPFVRDRVGQGVRRLLDPGRRSG; from the coding sequence ATGGGCCATCTGGCCGGTAGCAAGTCCTCGCTGATCCCGCTGATCGATCGTCTCAACCAGTATCCGATCGGGCTGGTCGACAACGCCCATCTGCGCGAGATCCTGTCGATCCTGTTCTCGCCCGAGGAGGCGCGGGTCGGCGCCGCCTTCCCGCTGCACGAGGCCACGCTCGAGGAGTTGGTCGAGCGCACCGGGACACCCGCCGAGGCGCTCGCGCCGATACTCGAGTCGATGGCCGACAAGGGGCTGGTGATGGACATGGACTATGCCGGTCACACCTATTATCTGTTGGTGCCGGGGCTGATCGGCTTCATGGAGTTCAGCTTCATGCGTCGGCGCGCCGACACCGAGTTGCCGCTCGAGCGTCTGGCGCAGCTGATGTCGGAGTATCTGCACGAGCAGGGGCGCGGGGGTCAGCCCGCCGAGTTCTTCGGCAGTCCCACCCAGCTCACCCGCGCCCTGGTCTATGACGAGCACGTGCCGGTGAACTCGCGCATCACCTCTTACGAGGACGCGCGCGCCATCCTCGAACAGGCCGACTATCTCGCCGTCACCCTCTGCTACTGCCGCCACAAGAAGGAGCACCTCGGCGAGCACTGTCGCAAGGGCGCGCCGGTCGAGGACATCTGCATGGTGCTCGGCGAGGGCGCGCGCTTCCTGGTGCGCCGGGGCTTCGCCCGCGAGTGCGACCTGCCGACCATGCTGGAGAAGCTGGAGCTGGCGCGCTCGCTGGGACTGACCCACGTCACCGACAACGTGCGCGAGCAGCCCTCTTTCCTCTGCAACTGCTGTCGCTGCTGCTGCGAGCTGATGGCCGGGGTGCAGATGGGCTTCAGCGACGGCATCGCCAAGACGCCTTTCCTCGCCGAGATCGACCCCGAGCGCTGCGACTACTGCGGTGCCTGCTTCCCGGTGTGCAACGTCAAGTGCATCGGTCTGGCCGAGGGGCTGCGTGGGGTGGCGCGCGCACAGCGATATGCGGCGATCGACCCGACGGTCTGTCTCGGCTGCGCGGCCTGTCTCGATGCCTGTCCGCAGGGCGCGATCACCCTGGTGGCGCGTCCCAACCCGGCGATCCCGCCGCGCGACAAGGGGCGGATGTTCGCCCGTATCCTCTGGGAGAAGGGGCGGCTGTGGCCCTTCGTGCGCGACCGGGTGGGGCAGGGCGTGCGGCGGCTGCTCGACCCGGGGCGTCGATCCGGCTAG
- a CDS encoding sensor domain-containing diguanylate cyclase — MDDPEWTARAVRTALRGDVSELPPAPAAAVKLLRLTNDESSDIAAISRVIETEPALTAKVLQVVNSAFYGFPRRIRSISRAVTLLGFSAVRQAALHALFFEGMVGRGGQGGFDRVYFWQHCLLVAILSRSIGERVGHPDPDALYAAGLLHDLGKVILESHGRVRYSDFLAAVTNSGNPIRDDEQTFFGVSHDQVGAVVCADWDLPELICRVQSLHHCAIADSGLDVERAREVAIVSLADFIAWTQGIGSVDLVGCPLLAPEVPALIALDQLDLAELLAQADREVGEIGGFYGVRFPSVMQLRANMVNTAIGLCRHDAPPLPHGGRSSHTAPHHSLEPDEFIPSTLEALRAEFGIDQLLMMQIKARRRSLVTTHALPRALLMREAEPIELSIPMLSGDLVRALRARQPVLVPNTPENLPLLDRLGLKQAAAVPVLGNGRILGVLWLGGEQPFPLRLLEEVGLVAGELGIAIERSQTFARERTRAQIDALTLLHNRSVIDEYLDSTFAQSAESGRGFALGLLDIDRFKDFNDRFGHQTGDDVLRIVADTMRGLTRPSDFLARYGGEEFLFVLHDTGGSGALNYAERIRHQIERRGQLLGERFPGHALTASIGVALYDSAQASPKALIAAADRALYRAKETGRNRVVAAWME, encoded by the coding sequence ATGGATGATCCCGAGTGGACCGCGCGGGCGGTGCGCACGGCCCTGCGCGGTGATGTCAGCGAGTTGCCGCCGGCACCGGCAGCGGCGGTCAAGCTGCTGCGTCTGACCAACGACGAGAGCAGCGATATCGCCGCCATCTCGCGGGTGATCGAGACCGAGCCCGCGCTCACCGCCAAGGTGCTGCAGGTCGTCAACTCCGCCTTCTACGGCTTTCCCCGACGTATCCGCTCGATCTCGCGCGCGGTCACTCTGCTGGGCTTTTCGGCGGTCCGTCAGGCAGCGCTGCACGCGCTGTTCTTCGAGGGCATGGTGGGGCGCGGCGGGCAGGGGGGGTTCGATCGCGTCTACTTCTGGCAGCACTGTCTGCTGGTCGCCATCCTCAGCCGCAGCATCGGTGAGCGCGTCGGCCACCCCGACCCCGACGCGCTCTATGCCGCCGGGCTGCTGCACGATCTCGGCAAGGTGATCCTCGAGTCGCACGGCCGGGTGCGTTACAGCGATTTCCTCGCCGCGGTGACCAACTCGGGTAACCCCATCCGCGACGACGAGCAGACCTTCTTCGGAGTCTCGCACGATCAGGTCGGCGCGGTGGTGTGCGCAGACTGGGATCTGCCGGAGCTGATCTGCCGGGTGCAGTCGCTGCACCATTGTGCGATCGCCGACAGTGGTCTCGACGTTGAGCGCGCGCGCGAGGTGGCGATCGTCTCCTTGGCCGACTTCATCGCCTGGACCCAGGGGATCGGTTCGGTCGATCTGGTCGGCTGTCCGCTGCTCGCGCCCGAGGTCCCGGCGCTGATCGCGCTCGACCAGCTCGATCTGGCCGAGCTGCTCGCCCAAGCCGATCGCGAGGTGGGCGAGATCGGCGGCTTCTACGGGGTCCGCTTCCCTTCGGTGATGCAGTTGCGCGCGAACATGGTGAACACCGCCATCGGGCTGTGTCGCCATGATGCGCCACCGCTGCCGCACGGTGGACGCAGCAGCCATACCGCGCCGCATCACAGCCTGGAACCCGACGAGTTCATTCCCTCCACCCTGGAGGCGTTGCGCGCCGAGTTCGGCATCGACCAGCTGCTGATGATGCAGATCAAGGCGCGCCGTCGCAGCCTGGTGACCACTCACGCTCTGCCACGGGCGTTGCTGATGCGCGAGGCCGAGCCGATCGAGCTGAGCATTCCGATGCTCTCCGGTGATCTGGTGCGCGCGCTGCGAGCGCGCCAGCCGGTACTGGTGCCGAATACGCCGGAGAACCTGCCGCTACTCGATCGGCTCGGGCTGAAGCAGGCCGCTGCGGTGCCGGTGCTGGGCAATGGTCGCATCCTCGGGGTGTTGTGGCTCGGCGGCGAACAGCCGTTTCCCCTGCGTCTGCTCGAAGAGGTGGGACTGGTCGCCGGCGAGTTGGGGATCGCGATCGAACGCAGTCAGACCTTCGCCCGCGAGCGGACCCGGGCGCAGATCGATGCGCTCACCCTGTTGCACAATCGCAGCGTGATCGACGAGTACCTCGACAGCACTTTCGCCCAGAGCGCCGAGTCGGGGCGCGGGTTCGCCCTGGGGTTGCTCGATATCGACCGTTTCAAGGATTTCAACGACCGTTTCGGCCACCAAACCGGCGATGACGTGCTGCGGATCGTCGCCGACACCATGCGCGGGCTGACCCGACCGAGCGATTTCCTCGCCCGCTACGGTGGCGAGGAGTTCCTCTTCGTGCTCCACGACACCGGTGGCAGCGGGGCGCTCAACTATGCCGAGCGCATCCGCCACCAGATCGAGCGTCGAGGCCAGCTTCTCGGTGAACGCTTCCCCGGCCATGCCCTGACCGCCAGCATCGGGGTAGCGCTCTACGACTCCGCCCAAGCGAGTCCCAAGGCGTTGATCGCCGCCGCCGACCGCGCCCTCTATCGCGCCAAGGAAACGGGTCGCAATCGCGTGGTCGCAGCCTGGATGGAGTAG
- a CDS encoding type I-G CRISPR-associated protein, Cas3-extension family produces the protein MAAYGVLRLLPEARLRWRDVHPELECEGDPVARLAALLPARLAAPEHTRLDDPRDNNIGGVEGFRRLSEEIPSEWLAAYAAERADGVRDTGLLLLGGRHRFVANARDVMAALARRDDVGAALQEALFGPWRYADKVIAWGWDAAARIDPAASPRDVSSTPKFGVAGAYWLAWESLPLWPMVNGRTVGMSPREWRYPVCAEWVGCEMLRALILGGERLAHREREALGVTYWSAALLSGGKFGKVLGWARPAVART, from the coding sequence ATGGCCGCCTACGGTGTCCTGCGCCTGCTGCCCGAGGCACGCCTGCGCTGGCGCGATGTGCATCCCGAGCTGGAGTGCGAGGGCGATCCCGTCGCACGCCTGGCGGCGCTGCTGCCGGCGCGACTGGCCGCGCCGGAACACACCCGGCTGGATGATCCGCGCGACAACAATATCGGAGGTGTCGAAGGGTTCCGGCGCCTGTCCGAGGAGATCCCGTCCGAGTGGCTGGCGGCCTATGCCGCCGAGCGTGCGGACGGTGTTCGTGATACCGGCCTGCTGCTGCTCGGGGGGCGGCATCGCTTCGTCGCCAATGCGCGCGATGTCATGGCTGCGCTGGCTCGGCGTGATGATGTCGGTGCCGCGCTCCAAGAGGCGCTGTTCGGTCCCTGGCGCTACGCCGACAAGGTGATTGCCTGGGGTTGGGACGCGGCGGCGCGGATCGACCCCGCAGCCTCGCCTCGCGATGTCTCCAGCACCCCCAAGTTCGGCGTCGCCGGGGCCTATTGGCTGGCCTGGGAATCGTTGCCGCTGTGGCCGATGGTCAACGGGCGCACCGTCGGCATGTCACCCCGGGAGTGGCGCTATCCGGTCTGTGCCGAGTGGGTCGGGTGCGAGATGTTGCGCGCGCTGATCCTGGGCGGTGAGCGGTTGGCGCATCGGGAGCGCGAGGCGCTGGGGGTCACCTACTGGTCAGCGGCCTTGCTCAGTGGCGGCAAGTTCGGCAAGGTGCTCGGCTGGGCGCGCCCCGCTGTTGCGCGAACCTGA
- the cas3g gene encoding type I-G CRISPR-associated helicase/endonuclease Cas3g, giving the protein MTTTREQTAESADFDRWYRQRHGYPPFPWQSALAARVAAGDWPEALSAPTGCGKTAIVDVWLWARLRGHGVVPRRLVYVIDRRLVVDGVGDYVERLIDSLPVSDRPGLARLRGGITIDEDWLADPRRPAVLVSTIDQVGSRLLFSGYGVSPRSAPIHAGLLGNDVLFVLDEVHLAQPFLRTLAHIQALRGEAITLPWRVLVMSATWTGERTHGLTDADLAHPVLASRLRGAKPARLVKLRKDARRERALVTEARAMRAAGAGVIGVVCNQVARARAVFEALHAEDEAVLLTGRVRPGDRAALLETTLPRIAVGRREAGRAPLYVVATQTIEVGADLDLDALVTECAPLSALRQRAGRLNRVGALGSAPMAIVHRLDKHDPVYGPAVDDAWRWLSKVASGKPKHVDFGLVTMAALMDAEPPPEESAPASPLLLDAHVEMLSRTGIPHGVEVAPWLHGWERGTPDVYLCWRAELADPDPSAALRLAPPIRHELLAVPLHALRRWNADIADVEGTVSAQHPRDTERWGRPLWRWDGETVSRVSITEVRVGDTLVLSPEVGGCDRYGWAPDSSATVVDLGDGERRVRLHPKVHPELAEEILALLDAETTTTEQWRALARRAGLQRPGRVLAHARGCVVLAESAWSSDGAFRPVALADHSGTVGARAEAFARGVGLDGELVDVLRRAGCGHDLGKADPRWQAVVGGDIDTPLAKGPGGDHGWLTLPRGWRHEMASAARQREPLLRHLVGAHHGHGRPLLPCAPDPALWHRLDDWPEVFATLQRRFGPWGLAYLEALLRLADWSVSEEEQRCD; this is encoded by the coding sequence ATGACCACGACGCGCGAGCAGACCGCCGAGTCGGCCGACTTCGATCGCTGGTACCGGCAACGCCACGGCTATCCGCCCTTTCCCTGGCAGTCGGCCCTCGCCGCGCGTGTCGCCGCCGGCGACTGGCCCGAGGCGTTGAGCGCGCCGACCGGGTGCGGCAAGACCGCGATCGTCGACGTCTGGCTGTGGGCGCGGCTGCGCGGCCACGGCGTGGTGCCGCGCCGCCTGGTCTATGTCATCGACCGACGGCTGGTGGTCGACGGGGTCGGTGATTATGTCGAGCGGCTGATCGATTCCCTGCCGGTGTCCGATCGCCCCGGGCTCGCCCGGCTACGCGGCGGCATCACCATCGACGAGGACTGGCTGGCCGATCCGCGACGCCCCGCGGTGCTCGTCTCCACCATCGATCAGGTCGGCTCGCGGTTGCTGTTCTCCGGCTACGGCGTCTCGCCCCGGTCGGCGCCGATCCATGCCGGGCTGCTCGGCAACGATGTGCTGTTCGTGCTCGACGAGGTGCATCTGGCGCAGCCCTTCCTGCGCACGCTCGCGCATATCCAGGCGCTGCGCGGGGAGGCGATCACGTTGCCCTGGCGGGTGCTGGTGATGTCCGCGACCTGGACGGGCGAGCGCACACACGGGCTCACCGACGCCGATCTTGCGCACCCGGTGCTCGCCTCGCGGCTGCGTGGCGCCAAGCCGGCGCGGTTGGTGAAGTTGCGCAAGGACGCGCGGCGTGAGCGGGCGCTCGTCACCGAGGCGCGGGCGATGCGGGCGGCGGGGGCCGGGGTGATCGGCGTGGTCTGCAACCAGGTGGCGCGGGCGCGCGCGGTGTTCGAGGCGCTGCATGCCGAGGACGAGGCGGTGCTGCTGACCGGTCGGGTGCGCCCCGGCGATCGCGCCGCCTTGCTGGAGACGACTCTGCCACGCATCGCGGTGGGTCGTCGCGAGGCGGGGCGCGCGCCGCTCTACGTGGTGGCCACCCAGACCATCGAGGTCGGCGCCGACCTCGATCTCGACGCCTTGGTGACCGAGTGCGCGCCGCTCTCGGCGCTGCGTCAGCGCGCCGGGCGGCTCAACCGGGTCGGGGCGCTGGGTTCCGCGCCGATGGCCATCGTCCATCGACTGGACAAGCACGATCCGGTGTACGGCCCGGCCGTCGACGATGCCTGGCGCTGGCTCTCGAAGGTTGCCAGTGGCAAGCCCAAGCATGTCGACTTCGGGCTGGTGACGATGGCGGCGCTGATGGACGCCGAGCCACCCCCGGAGGAGTCCGCGCCGGCCTCGCCGTTGCTGCTCGATGCTCATGTCGAGATGCTCTCGCGTACTGGCATCCCCCACGGGGTCGAGGTCGCTCCCTGGCTGCACGGCTGGGAGCGCGGGACGCCGGACGTCTATCTCTGCTGGCGCGCCGAGCTGGCCGATCCCGACCCGAGCGCTGCGCTGCGCCTGGCGCCGCCGATACGCCACGAGCTGTTGGCCGTTCCCCTCCATGCGCTGCGTCGATGGAATGCCGACATCGCCGATGTCGAGGGCACGGTATCGGCGCAGCACCCGAGAGACACCGAGCGGTGGGGGAGGCCGCTGTGGCGTTGGGATGGCGAGACGGTCAGCCGGGTGTCGATCACCGAGGTACGCGTCGGCGATACCCTGGTCCTGTCCCCCGAGGTCGGTGGCTGCGACCGTTATGGCTGGGCGCCCGATTCCTCGGCCACGGTGGTCGATCTCGGTGACGGCGAGCGGCGGGTACGGCTCCACCCCAAGGTCCATCCCGAGCTGGCCGAGGAGATCCTGGCATTGCTCGACGCCGAGACGACCACCACCGAACAGTGGCGGGCGCTGGCGCGTCGGGCCGGGCTGCAACGACCGGGGCGAGTGCTCGCCCATGCACGCGGCTGCGTGGTGCTGGCCGAGTCGGCCTGGAGCAGCGACGGCGCATTCAGACCCGTGGCGCTGGCCGACCATTCGGGCACGGTCGGCGCGCGGGCGGAGGCGTTCGCCCGTGGTGTCGGGCTCGATGGTGAGCTGGTCGACGTGCTGCGTCGGGCGGGCTGCGGCCATGATCTCGGCAAGGCCGATCCGCGTTGGCAGGCGGTGGTCGGCGGTGACATCGACACCCCACTGGCCAAGGGGCCGGGGGGCGATCACGGCTGGTTGACGCTGCCGCGTGGCTGGCGACACGAGATGGCCTCGGCGGCGCGGCAGCGCGAGCCGCTGCTGCGTCATCTCGTCGGTGCCCATCACGGCCACGGTCGGCCTCTGCTGCCGTGCGCGCCGGACCCCGCGCTGTGGCACCGCCTCGACGACTGGCCCGAGGTGTTCGCGACGCTGCAACGACGGTTCGGCCCCTGGGGGCTAGCTTATCTGGAGGCCTTGTTGCGGCTGGCCGATTGGAGCGTGAGCGAGGAGGAACAGCGGTGCGACTGA
- the csb2 gene encoding type I-G CRISPR-associated protein Csb2 translates to MLTLQMDLLNGCYHAADPMAPSEPEWPLAVDRTFQGLVAGAYESGQDPAPLRALEGVAPELRFGPARRARHGTLYVPAAYKAKQTRVAKYDPCMVEIRDPVVMCWPGVPAELRAPIAAIAAEVDYLGRAKSPVSCTVLDEPPELPRRLVPDADGDRFLRVPQQGRLDELDAAFEAGLRAPIAPLVAYADSRVRRRPSPWGELLVLRPGRELSIRRAARLAAALRAAVLSIAGDDASPLLHGHDGAHAAWCVLPHVGHRHARGQVLGLGLWLPRGIDEDARAQCALALAGVRHLQVDGMRVELSRQPAHRPPPAGLHRATWARAATRWASVTPVVLDRHPKKGEAVERLIADSVEMAGYPRPIEVRVGQQGPFIGVPVARDFRPRGRHRWMHVALGFDRAVAGPLLIGRERHFGMGLMRPEDGA, encoded by the coding sequence ATGCTGACGCTGCAGATGGATTTACTCAACGGGTGCTACCACGCCGCCGACCCGATGGCGCCGAGCGAGCCGGAGTGGCCCCTGGCGGTGGATCGGACCTTTCAAGGGTTGGTTGCCGGTGCCTACGAGAGCGGTCAGGACCCCGCGCCGCTACGTGCACTCGAGGGGGTGGCGCCGGAGTTGCGCTTCGGCCCGGCGCGGCGCGCGCGTCATGGCACCCTCTATGTGCCGGCCGCCTACAAGGCCAAGCAGACCCGGGTGGCCAAGTACGACCCCTGCATGGTCGAGATTCGCGATCCGGTGGTGATGTGCTGGCCGGGTGTGCCCGCCGAGTTGCGTGCGCCGATCGCGGCGATTGCCGCCGAGGTCGATTATCTCGGGCGAGCCAAGAGCCCGGTTTCGTGCACGGTGCTCGATGAGCCGCCGGAGCTGCCCCGGCGCCTGGTGCCGGACGCCGACGGTGATCGATTCCTGCGTGTGCCCCAGCAAGGGCGGTTGGACGAACTCGACGCGGCCTTCGAGGCCGGGCTGCGAGCACCGATCGCACCGCTGGTGGCCTACGCCGATTCGCGCGTGCGTCGTCGGCCCTCGCCCTGGGGTGAGCTGCTGGTACTGCGACCGGGGCGTGAACTCTCCATCCGCCGTGCCGCCCGGCTCGCCGCGGCGCTGCGGGCCGCGGTGCTGAGCATCGCCGGCGATGACGCCTCACCGTTACTGCACGGACACGACGGTGCCCACGCCGCCTGGTGCGTGCTGCCGCACGTCGGTCATCGGCATGCGCGTGGTCAGGTGTTGGGATTGGGGCTGTGGTTGCCGCGTGGGATCGACGAGGACGCGCGTGCCCAGTGCGCCCTGGCGCTCGCTGGGGTGCGCCATCTCCAGGTCGACGGGATGCGGGTCGAGCTGTCGCGACAGCCCGCGCATCGGCCGCCGCCGGCCGGTCTGCACCGCGCCACCTGGGCGCGTGCCGCGACCCGTTGGGCGAGCGTCACCCCGGTGGTGCTCGACCGTCATCCCAAGAAGGGGGAGGCGGTGGAACGGCTGATCGCCGACTCGGTGGAGATGGCCGGCTACCCGCGTCCGATCGAGGTGCGGGTCGGTCAGCAGGGGCCGTTCATCGGCGTGCCGGTCGCCCGCGACTTCCGCCCGCGTGGCCGCCATCGCTGGATGCATGTGGCGCTGGGGTTCGATCGCGCCGTCGCCGGGCCGCTGCTGATCGGGCGCGAGCGTCACTTCGGCATGGGGCTGATGCGACCGGAGGACGGGGCATGA